In the genome of Streptomyces pactum, one region contains:
- a CDS encoding helicase C-terminal domain-containing protein — protein MTTSRTPGASPAPGNGSGRDGGRAAGRTGGAGPRTLAEELRHRADESLAALLRSRPDLLSPVPGDLTQLATRAGTRASVVRAVERLDRFALQTAEALAVAPDPCPYPTLLALLTGDDPEVRPGDGPAGRPGDGGTPAERSGDGTGRPGDAGIPAERSGAGDTATGASTPAGTSAGPAVPAAAAPTGTSTGAATGVPGDAAAGTTPRAAIAAELPRVLGTLRAQALVWGADDRLRLVRTARELLAPSGSAPSPTGLGPTVAEATAGMSPGRLQEILAAAGLPATHDPVTAVAALTTLFEDRARMAALLAQAPPEASAVLARLTWGPPFGEVSVAAPGPPVRWLLDRGLLLPSGPRHVVLPREVGLHLRGGRTHRDPEPLPPAPEPAAEHRPQTVDAAAAGQAHTALATVEELLGLWDTGGPPVLRAGGLSVRDLRRTAAALDVTEPVAAFWIELAHAAGLLASDGDADERFAPTPAYDDWLRLPAAERWAELAAAWLAATRTPGLVGTRDAKGRTLAALGPDLDRSPAPEVRRRVLELLAAPPAGTALTEESLLARLRWERPLRTAGGAAGGTAARAGVRPGAGGAGTGPAANGATRPPAAAPVPATGPAGGASAGAFVGTAPEAPSPGRTRAAGGPAGPPARLEDLRSRLARWTLAEAELLGVTGRGALAAHGRALLGAAHGSGAATPGDGTGAATTGPGPGTTGARPAGGAGGGTASAGRPAGPDRTAAAMTEAARLLAPLLPEPLDHVLLQADLTAVAPGPLERPLAAALGVLAEVESKGGATVYRFTPASVRRALDAGRSAADLHAFLAAHSRTPVPQPLSYLIDDVARKHGLLRVGAASAYVRCDDDALLAEILADRRAANLRLRRLAPTVLAAQVPPEALLDGLRGMGYAPAAESAEGDVVVSRPDAHRTPPRAAPVPVPDGPPVPDETLLGAAIRAIRAGDRAATTPHKAVPAPTGRAGTAPAAGGLPRTSTAETLATMQAAVLTGTPVWIGYVNAEGGASQRVIAPVRVEGGFVTAYDHTADEVRTYPLHRVTGAAELTDEES, from the coding sequence ATGACCACCTCGCGGACCCCGGGCGCGTCTCCGGCGCCGGGGAATGGAAGCGGCCGGGACGGCGGGCGAGCGGCCGGGCGCACCGGTGGCGCCGGCCCGCGCACGCTCGCCGAAGAACTGCGCCACCGCGCCGACGAGTCCCTCGCCGCACTGCTGCGCAGCCGGCCCGATCTGCTGTCGCCGGTCCCGGGCGACCTGACGCAGCTGGCCACCCGGGCCGGCACCCGCGCCTCGGTGGTCCGGGCCGTGGAGCGGCTGGACCGCTTCGCCCTGCAGACCGCCGAGGCCCTCGCCGTCGCCCCGGACCCGTGCCCGTACCCGACCCTGCTGGCGCTGCTCACCGGGGACGACCCGGAGGTGCGGCCCGGGGACGGCCCCGCGGGACGGCCGGGGGACGGCGGGACCCCGGCGGAACGGTCCGGAGACGGCACCGGGCGGCCCGGTGACGCCGGGATCCCGGCGGAGCGGTCCGGGGCCGGTGACACCGCGACCGGCGCCTCCACCCCCGCCGGCACGTCCGCCGGCCCGGCGGTCCCGGCCGCCGCCGCTCCCACCGGCACCTCCACCGGCGCGGCCACCGGTGTTCCGGGCGACGCTGCCGCCGGCACCACCCCGCGCGCCGCGATCGCCGCCGAACTGCCGCGCGTGCTCGGCACGCTCCGTGCGCAGGCCCTGGTCTGGGGCGCGGACGACCGGCTGCGGCTGGTGCGTACCGCCCGGGAGCTGCTGGCGCCGTCCGGCAGCGCGCCGTCGCCGACCGGTCTGGGGCCCACCGTGGCGGAGGCGACGGCGGGCATGTCGCCCGGCCGGCTCCAGGAGATCCTGGCCGCCGCCGGGCTCCCGGCGACCCACGATCCGGTGACCGCCGTCGCCGCGTTGACCACCCTCTTCGAGGACCGGGCCCGGATGGCCGCGCTGCTGGCGCAGGCCCCGCCGGAGGCTTCCGCGGTGCTCGCCCGGCTCACCTGGGGGCCGCCGTTCGGCGAGGTGTCGGTCGCCGCGCCCGGCCCGCCCGTACGGTGGCTGCTCGACCGGGGCCTGCTGCTGCCGTCGGGCCCCCGCCACGTGGTGCTGCCCCGGGAGGTCGGGCTCCACCTGCGAGGCGGCCGGACCCACCGGGACCCCGAGCCCCTGCCGCCGGCGCCGGAGCCCGCGGCCGAACACCGTCCACAGACTGTGGACGCCGCCGCGGCCGGCCAGGCGCACACCGCGCTGGCCACCGTCGAGGAGCTGCTGGGGCTGTGGGACACCGGCGGGCCCCCGGTGCTGCGCGCGGGCGGGCTGAGCGTCCGTGACCTGCGGCGCACCGCCGCCGCGCTGGACGTCACCGAGCCGGTGGCGGCGTTCTGGATCGAGTTGGCGCACGCCGCCGGGCTGCTCGCCTCCGACGGGGACGCGGACGAACGCTTCGCCCCCACCCCGGCGTACGACGACTGGCTCCGGCTGCCCGCCGCCGAACGCTGGGCGGAACTGGCCGCCGCCTGGCTGGCGGCCACCCGCACCCCCGGGCTGGTCGGCACGCGCGACGCCAAGGGCCGTACGCTCGCCGCCCTCGGGCCGGACCTCGACCGGTCGCCGGCGCCCGAGGTCCGCCGCCGCGTCCTGGAACTCCTCGCCGCGCCGCCGGCCGGCACCGCGCTCACCGAGGAGTCCCTGCTGGCCCGGCTGCGCTGGGAACGGCCGCTGCGCACCGCGGGCGGTGCGGCGGGCGGCACCGCGGCGCGCGCCGGGGTGCGCCCCGGCGCGGGCGGAGCCGGCACCGGTCCCGCGGCGAACGGCGCCACCCGGCCGCCGGCCGCCGCCCCGGTTCCCGCGACCGGTCCCGCCGGCGGGGCGTCCGCCGGGGCCTTCGTGGGCACCGCGCCGGAGGCCCCGTCCCCGGGCCGGACCCGCGCGGCCGGCGGGCCGGCCGGCCCGCCGGCGCGCCTGGAGGACCTGCGGTCCCGGCTCGCCCGCTGGACGCTGGCCGAGGCGGAACTGCTCGGCGTCACCGGCCGGGGCGCACTGGCCGCGCACGGCCGCGCGCTGCTCGGTGCCGCGCACGGCTCCGGGGCCGCCACCCCCGGCGACGGCACCGGAGCGGCCACCACTGGCCCCGGTCCCGGCACCACGGGGGCCCGCCCCGCCGGCGGGGCGGGCGGCGGCACCGCGTCCGCCGGACGGCCCGCCGGCCCCGACCGGACCGCCGCCGCGATGACGGAGGCGGCCCGGCTGCTCGCGCCGCTGCTGCCGGAACCGCTCGACCACGTACTGCTCCAGGCCGACCTGACCGCGGTCGCGCCCGGCCCGCTGGAACGCCCGCTCGCCGCCGCCCTCGGGGTGCTCGCCGAGGTCGAGTCCAAGGGCGGTGCCACCGTCTACCGGTTCACCCCGGCCTCGGTGCGCCGCGCCCTGGACGCCGGCCGCTCCGCCGCCGACCTGCACGCATTCCTCGCCGCGCACTCCCGCACCCCGGTGCCGCAGCCGCTGAGCTACCTCATCGACGACGTGGCCCGCAAACACGGCCTGCTCCGCGTCGGGGCCGCCTCCGCCTACGTCCGCTGCGACGACGACGCGCTGCTCGCCGAGATCCTCGCCGACCGGCGCGCGGCGAACCTGCGGCTGCGCCGGCTCGCGCCGACCGTGCTGGCCGCCCAGGTGCCCCCGGAAGCGCTCCTCGACGGGCTGCGCGGCATGGGGTACGCGCCGGCGGCCGAGTCCGCCGAGGGCGATGTGGTGGTGTCCCGCCCGGACGCGCACCGCACCCCGCCCCGCGCCGCCCCGGTCCCGGTGCCGGACGGCCCCCCGGTGCCCGACGAGACGCTGCTCGGCGCCGCGATCCGCGCCATCCGCGCCGGGGACCGCGCGGCGACCACCCCCCACAAGGCGGTGCCGGCACCCACCGGCCGCGCCGGGACCGCACCCGCCGCCGGCGGCCTGCCCCGCACCAGCACCGCCGAGACCCTCGCCACCATGCAGGCCGCCGTCCTCACCGGGACCCCGGTGTGGATCGGCTACGTCAACGCCGAGGGCGGCGCCAGCCAGCGGGTGATCGCCCCGGTCCGGGTGGAGGGCGGCTTCGTCACCGCCTACGACCACACCGCCGACGAGGTGCGCACCTACCCCCTGCACCGGGTCACCGGAGCCGCCGAACTCACCGACGAGGAGAGCTGA
- a CDS encoding HD domain-containing protein: MSTPQSPQRPLPDHETLLTRWAGLLTGARDGAPGPDPRPYGENLLARWAEPRRHYHTTAHLVSVLDHVDTLAGHAADPVAVRLAAWFHDAVYVPERSTNEEASARLAERALTEAGVPAPRVAEVARLVRLTADHDPAPGDTNGEVLCDADLAVLAGSPQQYAGYAAAVRQEYGFVPHDAFREGRSAVLRHLLGLPRLFRTPYGHEHWERTARFNLGTELELLSV, from the coding sequence ATGTCCACGCCGCAGTCCCCGCAGCGTCCGCTCCCCGACCACGAGACCCTGCTGACCCGCTGGGCCGGTCTGCTGACCGGTGCGCGGGACGGCGCGCCCGGCCCCGACCCGCGGCCGTACGGCGAGAACCTGCTCGCCCGGTGGGCGGAGCCCCGGCGCCACTACCACACCACCGCCCACCTGGTGAGCGTCCTGGACCACGTGGACACCCTCGCCGGTCACGCCGCCGACCCCGTCGCGGTCCGTCTCGCAGCGTGGTTCCACGACGCGGTCTACGTGCCGGAACGCTCCACCAACGAGGAGGCGAGCGCCCGCCTCGCCGAACGTGCGCTCACCGAGGCCGGGGTCCCGGCCCCGCGCGTCGCGGAGGTCGCCCGGCTGGTCCGGCTGACCGCCGACCACGATCCCGCCCCCGGTGACACCAACGGCGAGGTGCTGTGCGACGCCGACCTCGCCGTACTGGCCGGCTCGCCCCAGCAGTACGCCGGCTACGCGGCGGCCGTCCGGCAGGAGTACGGCTTCGTGCCGCACGACGCGTTTCGCGAGGGCCGGTCGGCGGTCCTGAGGCACCTCCTCGGCCTGCCCCGGCTCTTCCGCACCCCGTACGGCCACGAGCACTGGGAGCGCACCGCCCGCTTCAACCTCGGCACCGAACTGGAGCTGCTGAGCGTCTGA
- a CDS encoding sensor domain-containing protein produces MTDMTPPYLVSRAPSPYAGREGLSTSGPDARWDSGPLAERSGRTGRFGRELGYLLTGLPLGIAAFTVAVTGFVVGAATFVTVLGLPVLLGTLAAARAFARTERRRVEHVTGRPLPPHHYRQAPADTGIGGKLGRLREPQSWRDLVHMVVSFPVRIIGFCLAVTWTVGGLGELLNVTWSWAIPRDDGDQGLLDLMFDVESRAADIAFHTGIGLVLLATAVPVIRLLTAAQTGLARGLLTNPAAAHRTGGGW; encoded by the coding sequence ATGACCGACATGACGCCGCCGTACCTTGTGTCCCGCGCCCCCTCCCCGTACGCCGGACGCGAGGGCCTGAGCACCTCCGGCCCGGACGCCCGGTGGGATTCCGGGCCGCTCGCGGAGCGATCCGGGCGCACCGGGCGGTTCGGCCGCGAACTGGGCTACCTGCTCACGGGGCTGCCGCTGGGCATCGCCGCGTTCACGGTCGCGGTCACCGGTTTCGTGGTCGGCGCGGCGACCTTCGTGACCGTCCTCGGCCTGCCGGTGCTGCTGGGCACGCTGGCCGCCGCGCGGGCCTTCGCCCGCACCGAGCGACGGCGGGTGGAGCACGTCACGGGCCGCCCGCTGCCGCCGCACCACTACCGCCAGGCCCCCGCCGACACCGGGATCGGCGGCAAGCTGGGCAGGCTGCGCGAGCCGCAGTCCTGGCGCGACCTGGTCCACATGGTGGTGTCCTTCCCGGTGCGGATCATCGGCTTCTGCCTGGCGGTCACCTGGACCGTCGGCGGTCTCGGGGAACTGCTGAACGTCACCTGGTCCTGGGCGATCCCGCGGGACGACGGCGACCAGGGGCTGCTGGACCTGATGTTCGACGTGGAGTCACGCGCCGCCGACATCGCCTTCCACACCGGCATCGGACTGGTCCTCCTGGCCACCGCCGTCCCGGTGATACGCCTGCTCACGGCGGCCCAGACCGGTCTGGCCCGGGGCCTGCTGACCAACCCGGCGGCCGCCCACCGGACCGGGGGCGGGTGGTAG
- a CDS encoding copper homeostasis protein CutC, with product MSRPILEVIALDPADAVAAQAGGADRLELVADMAADGLTPARETFAAIRAAVEIPLRVMLRASDGFAAGDPAALDALCRSAQELRAEGAEEFVLGFLTPDGMPDMAAVTALTEAIGVRNGAGAVRWTFHRAIDRAADRDALRRRLAEVPGLDTYLTAGSALGVDDGLPVLLAEAARGARGPVEMAGVVPEPAYRPRIMVGGGLRLDHLPTLREAGIDAFHIGGASRPAGWEGPVDVAAVREWREALDAPAALVG from the coding sequence ATGTCTAGACCAATTCTTGAGGTGATCGCTCTCGACCCGGCGGACGCGGTCGCAGCCCAGGCCGGTGGCGCCGACCGCCTTGAGCTGGTCGCCGACATGGCCGCCGACGGGCTGACCCCTGCCCGGGAGACCTTCGCCGCCATCCGCGCCGCCGTGGAGATCCCGCTGCGGGTGATGCTGCGCGCGAGTGACGGTTTCGCCGCCGGTGACCCGGCGGCCCTCGACGCGCTGTGCCGGTCGGCCCAGGAACTGCGGGCGGAGGGGGCGGAGGAGTTCGTCCTGGGCTTCCTGACCCCCGACGGCATGCCGGACATGGCCGCGGTCACGGCGCTGACCGAGGCGATCGGCGTACGGAACGGCGCGGGTGCCGTGCGGTGGACGTTCCACCGGGCCATCGACCGCGCCGCGGACCGGGACGCGCTCCGCCGGCGGCTGGCGGAGGTGCCCGGCCTGGACACCTACCTCACCGCCGGCTCGGCGCTCGGCGTGGACGACGGTCTCCCGGTGCTGCTGGCGGAGGCGGCCCGCGGGGCCAGGGGCCCGGTCGAGATGGCCGGCGTGGTGCCGGAACCGGCCTACCGTCCGCGCATCATGGTCGGCGGCGGGCTGCGGCTGGACCACCTGCCGACCCTCCGTGAGGCCGGCATCGACGCCTTCCACATCGGCGGCGCCAGCCGTCCGGCGGGCTGGGAGGGGCCGGTGGACGTGGCGGCGGTGCGCGAGTGGCGTGAGGCGCTGGACGCCCCGGCCGCCCTGGTGGGCTGA
- a CDS encoding MFS transporter produces MRLRLLLLALGTFAVGTDTMVVAGILAQVSDDLGVSVSAAGQMVTVFALSYALLAPVLAALTASWPRRRLLLTALTVFTIGNALSALAPEYGVLLATRVLAAAGAALYTPAANAVATSIVPPERRGRALATVLGGMTVATALGVPLGTWIGRTDWRLTMWLVVALGVAAFAGLALLLRDLPATPAAAPGLRARVAPLTDRRVLGAAGTTFAFFLAFNSVYIYLATAVRPATGGDGGRLSLILLATGVASVAGSWLGGRAVDRFGVRTVLLTGSAVAALAFTTLPWAARSMPGALAYAVVTPVAGWAVSVALPHRLASLDPAKAPLLISLNSSALYLGVAAGGGAGSLAIAVLGDRWFPLAATGLAAVAAVLAAVTTRSAGADRRTGADTAGPEAAAPAGATDTPATTSTTGTTGATTAGPTGTATTTRTTAAGATTGTTVAGATPRP; encoded by the coding sequence GTGCGTCTCCGCCTGCTCCTGCTGGCCCTCGGCACGTTCGCCGTGGGCACCGACACCATGGTGGTGGCCGGCATCCTCGCCCAGGTCTCCGACGACCTGGGCGTCTCCGTCTCCGCCGCCGGCCAGATGGTCACCGTCTTCGCCCTGTCCTACGCGCTGCTCGCCCCGGTCCTGGCGGCGCTCACCGCCTCCTGGCCGCGCCGCCGGCTGCTGCTCACCGCGCTCACCGTCTTCACCATCGGCAACGCGCTCAGCGCGCTCGCCCCGGAGTACGGGGTGCTGCTGGCCACCCGGGTGCTGGCCGCGGCCGGCGCCGCCCTCTACACCCCGGCCGCCAACGCGGTGGCCACCTCGATCGTCCCTCCGGAGCGGCGCGGCCGGGCGCTGGCGACCGTGCTCGGCGGGATGACGGTCGCCACCGCGCTCGGCGTTCCGCTCGGCACCTGGATCGGCCGCACCGACTGGCGGCTGACGATGTGGCTGGTCGTCGCCCTGGGCGTGGCCGCCTTCGCCGGACTGGCCCTGCTGCTGCGGGACCTGCCCGCCACGCCCGCCGCCGCCCCGGGGCTGCGCGCCCGGGTCGCCCCGCTCACCGACCGCCGGGTGCTGGGCGCCGCCGGCACCACGTTCGCCTTCTTCCTGGCGTTCAACTCCGTCTACATCTACCTGGCGACCGCGGTCCGGCCGGCCACCGGCGGCGACGGGGGACGCCTCAGCCTGATCCTGCTCGCCACCGGCGTCGCCTCGGTCGCCGGCAGCTGGCTCGGCGGCCGGGCGGTGGACCGCTTCGGGGTACGGACCGTCCTGCTCACCGGCAGCGCCGTCGCCGCGCTCGCCTTCACCACCCTCCCCTGGGCGGCCCGGTCGATGCCGGGCGCGCTGGCGTACGCCGTGGTGACCCCGGTCGCCGGCTGGGCGGTCTCCGTCGCCCTGCCCCACCGGCTCGCCTCGCTCGACCCGGCGAAGGCCCCGCTGCTCATCTCGCTCAACAGCAGCGCCCTCTACCTGGGCGTGGCGGCCGGCGGCGGCGCGGGCAGTCTGGCGATCGCGGTCCTGGGCGACCGCTGGTTCCCGCTGGCCGCCACCGGTCTCGCCGCCGTCGCCGCCGTCCTGGCGGCCGTCACCACCCGGTCCGCCGGCGCCGACCGGCGAACCGGCGCCGACACCGCCGGCCCGGAGGCCGCCGCACCGGCCGGCGCCACGGACACGCCCGCCACCACCAGCACCACCGGCACGACCGGGGCGACCACCGCCGGCCCCACCGGCACGGCCACCACCACCCGCACGACCGCCGCCGGTGCCACCACCGGCACGACGGTCGCGGGCGCCACCCCCCGGCCGTGA
- a CDS encoding HelD family protein, with protein MRADVEALDIRDVTANWVNAEALQHQIEQRIAALADLAHTPLFFGRLTYLAPPGTDGAGGTDGAGDAGGTDAAHGAGAANGAARADGRDRADGEAAGAEDDAATTYYIGRRHVHDADGDPMVIDWRAPVSQAFYQASRKQPMDVALRRRFGYTGGELTAYEDEHLTDPTEGDRASRLLQSEIERPRVGPMRDIVATIQPEQDEIVRAGIGGTVCVQGAPGTGKTAVGLHRIAYLLYAHRERLSRTGTLVVGPNRSFLRYIEQVLPALGELQVAQATVDDLVAREGVAVRGTDDAQAARIKGDARMAEVLRRALRSHVTMPTEACVVVRGSRRWRVPAYEIEEIVRQLLDRDMRYGAAREALPQRIAHAVLVRMEQAGEAPDDRVQDAVARNAAVKATVKAVWPPVDPAKLVLRLLSDPEFLAEHAEGLLTADEQKAVVWSRPARSVRSAKWSPADAVLIDEAADLIQRTPSLGHVVLDEAQDLSPMQYRAVGRRCTTGSATVLGDLAQGTTPWATGSWQEALAHLGKPDGLVEELTQGFRVPRQVIAYASRLLPAIAPGLTEATSVREAPGDFSVRAVPAGELDAEVVAACRAALRHEGSIGLIAADARLPALTEALTAAGLSWLAPGEETTPESRLTLVPATLAKGLEYDHVVLDEPAAVVDGEPDERTGLRRLYVALTRAVSGLTVVHAAPLPELLAGTGS; from the coding sequence ATGCGCGCCGACGTCGAGGCGCTCGACATCCGGGACGTGACCGCCAACTGGGTCAACGCCGAGGCGCTCCAGCACCAGATCGAGCAGCGGATCGCCGCGCTCGCCGATCTCGCCCACACCCCGCTGTTCTTCGGACGGCTGACCTACCTGGCCCCGCCCGGCACGGACGGTGCGGGCGGTACGGACGGTGCGGGCGATGCGGGCGGTACGGACGCGGCGCACGGCGCGGGGGCGGCGAACGGCGCGGCGCGCGCGGACGGACGGGACCGCGCGGACGGGGAGGCGGCCGGGGCGGAGGACGACGCGGCGACCACCTACTACATCGGCCGCCGCCATGTGCACGACGCGGACGGCGACCCCATGGTGATCGACTGGCGCGCCCCGGTCTCCCAGGCGTTCTACCAGGCGTCCCGGAAACAGCCGATGGACGTGGCGCTGCGCCGCCGCTTCGGCTACACCGGAGGCGAACTGACCGCCTACGAGGACGAGCACCTCACCGACCCGACCGAGGGCGACCGGGCGAGCCGGCTGCTCCAGTCCGAGATCGAGCGCCCGCGCGTGGGCCCGATGCGGGACATCGTGGCGACCATCCAGCCCGAGCAGGACGAGATCGTCCGCGCCGGGATCGGCGGCACGGTCTGCGTGCAGGGGGCGCCCGGCACCGGGAAGACGGCGGTGGGCCTGCACCGCATCGCGTACCTGCTCTACGCGCACCGGGAACGGCTCTCCCGCACCGGAACCCTGGTCGTCGGGCCCAACCGCTCCTTCCTGCGGTACATCGAGCAGGTCCTCCCGGCGCTGGGCGAGTTGCAGGTCGCCCAGGCCACCGTCGACGACCTGGTGGCGCGGGAGGGGGTGGCGGTCCGCGGGACCGACGACGCGCAGGCCGCGCGGATCAAGGGCGATGCCCGGATGGCCGAGGTGCTGCGGCGGGCGCTGCGGTCGCACGTCACCATGCCCACCGAGGCCTGTGTGGTGGTGCGCGGGTCGCGCCGCTGGCGGGTGCCCGCGTACGAGATCGAGGAGATCGTCCGGCAGCTGCTGGACCGCGACATGCGGTACGGCGCGGCCCGCGAGGCGCTGCCGCAGCGGATCGCCCACGCGGTGCTGGTGCGGATGGAACAGGCCGGCGAGGCACCGGACGACCGGGTGCAGGACGCGGTCGCCCGCAACGCCGCGGTCAAGGCGACCGTCAAGGCGGTCTGGCCCCCGGTGGACCCGGCGAAGCTGGTGCTGCGGCTGCTGTCCGACCCGGAGTTCCTCGCCGAGCACGCCGAGGGCCTGCTCACCGCCGACGAGCAGAAGGCCGTCGTGTGGTCCCGGCCGGCCCGCAGCGTGCGGAGCGCGAAGTGGTCGCCGGCCGACGCGGTGCTGATCGACGAGGCGGCCGACCTGATCCAGCGCACCCCGTCGCTGGGCCACGTGGTGCTGGACGAGGCCCAGGACCTCTCGCCGATGCAGTACCGGGCGGTGGGCCGGAGGTGCACCACCGGATCGGCGACCGTCCTGGGCGACCTGGCACAGGGCACCACCCCCTGGGCGACCGGCAGTTGGCAGGAGGCGCTGGCCCACCTGGGCAAGCCGGACGGGCTGGTCGAGGAGCTGACCCAGGGCTTCCGGGTGCCGCGCCAGGTGATCGCGTACGCCTCCCGGCTGCTGCCCGCGATCGCGCCCGGACTCACCGAGGCCACCTCGGTGCGGGAGGCCCCCGGCGACTTCTCGGTACGGGCGGTGCCGGCCGGGGAGCTGGACGCCGAGGTGGTGGCGGCCTGCCGGGCGGCGCTGCGGCACGAGGGGTCCATCGGTCTCATCGCGGCCGACGCCCGGCTCCCCGCACTCACCGAAGCGCTGACCGCCGCCGGGCTGAGCTGGCTGGCCCCGGGCGAGGAGACCACCCCCGAATCCCGGCTCACCCTGGTCCCGGCGACCCTCGCCAAGGGTCTGGAGTACGACCACGTGGTGCTGGACGAACCGGCCGCCGTGGTGGACGGCGAACCGGACGAACGCACCGGCCTGCGGCGGCTGTACGTGGCCCTGACCCGGGCCGTCTCCGGCCTGACCGTGGTGCACGCGGCCCCGCTGCCCGAGCTGCTGGCCGGCACCGGGAGCTGA
- a CDS encoding ArsR/SmtB family transcription factor: protein MTAERLPQPDRDEIELVKVLHALADPVRIRLLEIYGDGEEHGCDPCLLGLEHLHKSTVSHHLRVMREAGITSTRAAGRHRLVRLRREDLDARFPGLLDATLNAVRRGTAAPGGPAPAA, encoded by the coding sequence ATGACGGCGGAGCGGCTGCCCCAGCCGGACCGGGACGAGATCGAGCTGGTCAAGGTGTTGCACGCGCTCGCGGACCCGGTGCGCATCCGGCTGCTGGAGATCTACGGGGACGGGGAGGAGCACGGCTGCGACCCCTGCCTGCTCGGCCTGGAGCACCTCCACAAGTCCACGGTCTCGCACCACCTGCGGGTGATGCGGGAGGCGGGCATCACCTCGACCCGTGCGGCCGGCCGGCACCGTCTGGTGCGGCTGCGCCGGGAGGACCTGGACGCCCGTTTCCCCGGCCTGCTCGACGCGACGCTGAACGCGGTGCGCCGCGGGACCGCCGCCCCCGGCGGTCCGGCCCCGGCCGCCTGA
- a CDS encoding DNA repair helicase XPB, with protein MTGPLIVQSDKTLLLEVDHEQADACRRAIAPFAELERAPEHIHTYRVTPLGLWNARAAGHDAEQVVDALVTHSRYPVPHALLVDIAETMARYGRLRLLKHPSHGLVLESSDRPVLEEVLRSKKIQPLVGARIDPDTVVVHPSERGQIKQALLKLGWPAEDFAGYVDGEAHPIELREDGWALRPYQKQAVEGFWHGGSGVVVLPCGAGKTLVGAGAMATAKSTTLILVTNTVSARQWKHELVRRTSLTEDEIGEYSGTRKEIRPVTIATYQVLTTRRKGVYPHLELFDSRDWGLIVYDEVHLLPAPVFKFTADLQARRRLGLTATLVREDGRESDVFSLIGPKRFDAPWKEIEAQGYIAPADCVEVRVNLTDSERLAYATAEAEEKYRFCATTASKRHVTEALVARHKGQQTLVIGQYIDQLDELGEHLGAPVIKGETTNAQREKLFDAFRRGEISVLVVSKVANFSIDLPEATVAIQVSGTFGSRQEEAQRLGRVLRPKADGHPAIFYSVVARDTIDQDFAAHRQRFLAEQGYAYRIVDSGELLADEDV; from the coding sequence GTGACCGGACCCCTCATCGTCCAGAGTGACAAGACCCTGCTCCTGGAAGTCGATCACGAGCAGGCCGACGCCTGCCGCAGGGCCATCGCCCCGTTCGCCGAGCTGGAGCGGGCCCCCGAGCACATCCACACCTACCGGGTGACCCCGCTGGGCCTGTGGAACGCCCGCGCCGCCGGGCACGACGCGGAGCAGGTGGTGGACGCACTGGTGACCCACTCGCGCTACCCGGTGCCGCACGCCCTCCTCGTCGACATCGCCGAGACCATGGCCCGCTACGGCCGGCTGCGGCTGCTCAAGCACCCGAGCCACGGGCTGGTGCTGGAGAGCAGCGACCGCCCGGTGCTGGAGGAGGTGCTGCGCTCCAAGAAGATCCAGCCGCTGGTCGGCGCCCGGATCGACCCGGACACCGTGGTGGTGCACCCCTCCGAGCGGGGCCAGATCAAGCAGGCCCTGCTGAAGCTGGGCTGGCCCGCCGAGGACTTCGCCGGGTACGTGGACGGCGAGGCGCACCCGATCGAGCTGCGGGAGGACGGGTGGGCGCTGCGCCCGTACCAGAAGCAGGCGGTGGAGGGCTTCTGGCACGGCGGGTCCGGCGTCGTGGTGCTGCCCTGCGGCGCGGGGAAGACGCTGGTGGGCGCCGGTGCCATGGCGACCGCCAAGTCCACCACGCTGATCCTGGTGACCAACACCGTCTCGGCCCGGCAGTGGAAGCACGAGCTGGTGCGCCGGACCTCGCTCACCGAGGACGAGATCGGCGAGTACAGCGGCACCCGGAAGGAGATCCGGCCGGTCACCATCGCCACCTACCAGGTGCTGACGACCCGGCGGAAGGGCGTCTACCCGCACCTGGAGCTGTTCGACTCCCGGGACTGGGGCCTGATCGTGTACGACGAGGTGCACCTGCTGCCCGCGCCGGTGTTCAAGTTCACCGCCGACCTCCAGGCGCGGCGGCGGCTGGGGCTCACCGCGACCCTGGTCCGGGAGGACGGCCGCGAGTCCGACGTGTTCTCGCTGATCGGGCCGAAGCGGTTCGACGCGCCGTGGAAGGAGATCGAGGCCCAGGGCTACATCGCGCCCGCCGACTGCGTCGAGGTCCGGGTCAACCTGACCGACTCCGAGCGGCTGGCGTACGCCACCGCCGAGGCGGAGGAGAAGTACCGCTTCTGTGCCACCACCGCCTCCAAGCGGCACGTCACCGAGGCCCTGGTCGCCCGGCACAAGGGACAGCAGACCCTGGTCATCGGGCAGTACATCGACCAGCTCGACGAGCTGGGCGAGCACCTCGGCGCCCCGGTGATCAAGGGTGAGACGACCAACGCCCAGCGGGAGAAGCTCTTCGACGCGTTCCGGCGGGGCGAGATCTCCGTGCTGGTGGTCTCCAAGGTCGCCAACTTCTCCATCGACCTGCCCGAGGCGACCGTCGCCATCCAGGTCTCCGGCACCTTCGGCTCCCGCCAGGAGGAGGCCCAGCGGCTGGGCCGGGTGCTGCGCCCCAAGGCGGACGGCCATCCGGCGATCTTCTACTCGGTGGTCGCCCGGGACACCATCGACCAGGACTTCGCCGCCCACCGGCAGCGGTTCCTCGCCGAACAGGGGTACGCCTACCGGATCGTGGACTCCGGCGAGCTGCTGGCGGACGAGGACGTCTGA